A part of Aspergillus oryzae RIB40 DNA, chromosome 7 genomic DNA contains:
- a CDS encoding NRDE family protein (predicted protein): MCIALISTAHPSYSLIVIDNRDEYLRRPTAPADWWPGLNSNILGGRDLARATQGTWMGITKEGKIAVLTNYREDTSEKATGTQSRGAIVNGWLTVAPEPRESTRDFAQRMVASATARNVGGFSLVCGYVNEPLAVISNRSSNIDQVTWLATEKGQTVGLSNTHFDDRSWPKIIDGEKLMIEAIQAHVGAGENEDGLIDRLLGLLSKNTLPNLSEGATAEDYLPHFRKSIFIPKLGVKEVHARSADGVAVPCAEEKATGAKQGDELDQSYLHGAYGTQKQTVILVSKDGRVRYFERTLYDNEVNAIPLGNGDRSYEFQVNQ, translated from the exons ATGTGCATTGCATTAATATCTACAGCCCATCCATCTTATTCGCTTATTGTTATCGACAACAGGGAT GAATACCTGCGTCGACCGACCGCCCCAGCTGATTGGTGGCCCGGATTAAACTCCAATATATTGGGTGGCCGAGACCTAGCACGTGCTACACAAGGAACATGGATGGGAATCACgaaggagggaaaaattGCCGTTTTGACGAACTATCGTGAAGATACGTCCGAAAAGGCTACCGGCACACAAAGTCGAGGTGCTATCGTCAACGGCTGGCTTACGGTCGCCCCTGAGCCTAGAGAATCTACTCGGGACTTTGCGCAGCGGATGGTAGCAAGTGCCACGGCGAGAAACGTCGGGGGATTTAGCCTGGTGTGCGGCTATGTCAATGAGCCATTGGCTGTGATCTCCAATCGCTCATCTAATATAGACCAGGTTACCTGGTTGGCGACAGAAAAGGGCCAAACAGTGGGGCTAAGCAACACACATTTTGATGACCGCTCCTGGCCAAAGATCATCGATGGCGAGAAGCTGATGATTGAAGCTATCCAGGCACACGTTGGGGccggagaaaatgaagatggACTAATTGATAGACTACTTGGGTTATTAAGCAAGAATACGCTCCCTAACCTTTCCGAAGGTGCAACTGCGGAAGACTATCTCCCGCACTTTAGGAAGAGTATTTTCATCCCCAAGCTTGGGGTTAAGGAGGTACATGCGAGGTCAGCTGATGGAGTAGCCGTGCCTTGTGCCGAGGAAAAAGCGACTGGAGCCAAGCAGGGCGATGAGCTGGACCAGTCATACTTGCATGGTGCGTACGGTACCCAAAAGCAAACCGTTATCCTTGTAAGTAAAGACGGACGGGTGAGGTACTTTGAACGCACCCTTTATGACAATGAGGTGAACGCTATTCCACTTGGCAACGGAGACCGCTCATACGAGTTCCAAGTAAACCAATAA
- a CDS encoding HVA22/TB2/DP1 family protein (predicted protein) — protein sequence MFGIIADLLSSIITILFPIFASFKALRSANPSQLAPWLMYWVVLSAILMAESWTVWILGWLPFYSWIRLFFFSYLVLPQTQGARILYQTYVDPFLAQHEREIEEFIGRSHERAKALGLQYFYQGLDWVRENVFHLPAQQAAAPPPATGPAAYAQSLLSRFNVPTAAGGNATTPAQGNDWLSAIGSAVASMTSTGKTPEARAEELSASGSFLPRDMAGMSHDEKAKYLSNQQDMLEVLRNALAKEQQNLHGRDDDLAYGSSLRKNRSDNSFDHIEPEDIRNQSTSSNWTSGVDYAVRAAEELARSRGSH from the exons ATGTTTGGTATCATCGCCGATTTATTGTC CTCGATCATCACGATCCTCTTCCCTATCTTCGCTTCTTTCAAAGCCCTCCGCTCGGCGAACCCCTCTCAGCTCGCACCATGGTTGATGTATTGGGTGGTCCTGTCGGCCATTTTGATGGCTGAGTCCTGGACGGTCTGGATTTTGGGATG GCTTCCATTCTATAGCTGGAtccgtctcttcttcttttcctatcTGGTCCTGCCACAGACTCAGGGTGCCAGAATCCTATACCAGACTTACGTGGACCCGTTCCTGGCCCAGCACGAACGAGAAATCGAAGAGTTCATCGGTCGCTCCCATGAGCGTGCCAAGGCTCTGGGCCTCCAATACTTTTACCAGGGGCTGGATTGGGTACGCGAGAATGTTTTCCACCTGCCCGCCCAACAGGCTGCCGCTCCGCCTCCGGCGACAGGCCCTGCTGCATACGCTCAGTCGCTTCTCTCGCGGTTCAACGTCCCGACGGCTGCCGGAGGAAATGCCACTACTCCTGCCCAGGGCAACGACTGGCTTTCGGCCATTGGCTCGGCCGTGGCCTCTATGACCTCCACCGGTAAGACTCCGGAGGCACGGGCGGAGGAACTCTCGGCCAGCGGCTCCTTCTTGCCCCGTGATATGGCCGGCATGTCTCATGATGAGAAGGCCAAATACCTCTCGAACCAGCAGGATATGTTGGAGGTGCTGCGCAATGCGTTGGCGAAGGAACAGCAAAACCTGCACGGACGTGATGATGACCTCGCGTACGGCTCGTCCTTGAGGAAGAACCGTAGCGACAACTCGTTTGATCATATCGAGCCCGAGGATATCCGTAATCAGTCGACCAGCAGCAACTGGACGTCTGGTGTAGACTATGCGGTGCGAGCAGCGGAGGAATTGGCTCGATCCCGCGGTTCTCACTAA
- a CDS encoding uncharacterized protein (predicted protein): MERLQQIVAHLQPSNLSTESILNTSKGFANHVVDQASQVDWSNLPSKTAQYVSENPKSLLWGAVQVGTFLCPGVVTGPLMHVAGFTGAGPAAGVARGMVLAPRAAAGAWRYFRG; this comes from the exons ATGGAACGACTGCAGCAAATCGTAGCACATCTCCAACCGTCCAATCTCTCCACGGAGTCCATCCTAAACACCTCCAAAGGATTTGCCAATCATGTGGTGGACCAAGCATCCCAGGTAGACTGGTCAAATCTTCCTAGCAAAACCGCACAATATGTTTCAGAGAACCCGAAGAGCCTTCTCTGGGGAGCGGTGCAAGTTGGGACCTTTCTCTGCCCCGGCGTGGTTACTGGACCTCTTATGCACGTCGCTGGGTTTACAGGCGCTGGACCAGCTGCTG GCGTGGCTCGAGGTATGGTTCTGGCGCCGCGAGCTGCGGCCGGGGCATGGAGATACTTTCGGGGATAA